The window TCTTGGGGTCGCCCAGCCGGGGTTCCTCTGCAGCCGAAAGCTTGGCCTCCTTGGTTTTCCAGACTTCTTTGGCCAGGTTACAGACCAGCGGAAACTGCAGACGTTCGTCCTGCTGGGTCAGGGCGGCCATACGATCTCGTTCCATTACCGAATAGGAGTATTCGATTCCATACCCCAGTCCACCGGTAGTGGGATCAACAAGAATTTGCCCGTCGGGAACGCCCAGGTTTCCCAGTAAAACGTTTAGCTGTTTGGCCAGATTAACGTCAATGGGGGTCGACGCTATGATGGTATGTTTATAGCCAATGGCCCCTGCGCCGATCTGCTTGTAGTTTTTCTCCCCCACTGGGCCGATGATCAGGTTTTTCCCCGCGCACAGCTCGGAGACGCGGCGCAGTGTGTCGGCGTCCTTTTCATCGTTCCCGCAGCCCCACACGATCAGGGGAACATCTATGGCATCGGCCACTTTTTTGGCGATTGCTGCCGCTTCTTCCGAAGGCCGGTTCTTCCCATTGGGGTCAGTGCTGGCTAATTGCACACAAATCATCTCGGCGCCGTAAGCGGTCATGCATTTTTGAGCCCAAGCCACGGGATCTTGAACCACATCTTTAAAGGGTTCCAGAGCCGCCTCTGGCCAGTCTTCCGGGGGAGCATCGTATACTTCCATGGCGATTCGTGGCGGATGAGGCATCTGCCCTTCAAAAAGGTAAAAGGGATACATGGTTTCCCCGCCCACGGTCAGAGCTTTACTCCCTGCTCCCATTGTGACTTCTTTGATCTTTCCTGTATAATTGATTTTTGGTATTTCCACAGCCACCTCCCTTGTAAATACAGTGTCCGTGATGAGTGTCTGTGTCAGTTAAATAAATGGGCATTTCCTACTGACACTAACCACTGACACTGACACTTTTTTTATTCATGCC is drawn from Deltaproteobacteria bacterium and contains these coding sequences:
- a CDS encoding acetyl-CoA decarbonylase/synthase complex subunit delta, translating into MEIPKINYTGKIKEVTMGAGSKALTVGGETMYPFYLFEGQMPHPPRIAMEVYDAPPEDWPEAALEPFKDVVQDPVAWAQKCMTAYGAEMICVQLASTDPNGKNRPSEEAAAIAKKVADAIDVPLIVWGCGNDEKDADTLRRVSELCAGKNLIIGPVGEKNYKQIGAGAIGYKHTIIASTPIDVNLAKQLNVLLGNLGVPDGQILVDPTTGGLGYGIEYSYSVMERDRMAALTQQDERLQFPLVCNLAKEVWKTKEAKLSAAEEPRLGDPKKRGILMEAVTAVVLLLAGANVLIMRHPEAISLVKGMIGDLLKE